From the Pseudomonas putida genome, one window contains:
- a CDS encoding DUF485 domain-containing protein: MTPEHIESISNHPDFQHLVRRKRRLNGSLTLAMLVIYYGFVLLVAFSPSTLGQSLSGGVTTVGMLVGVLMVLLSFALTGIYVHRANNVLDPLNDKLKQECAQ, encoded by the coding sequence ATGACCCCGGAACACATCGAAAGCATCAGCAATCACCCCGATTTCCAGCACCTGGTGCGGCGCAAGCGCCGCCTCAACGGCAGCCTGACACTGGCCATGCTGGTGATCTACTACGGCTTCGTCCTGCTGGTGGCGTTCTCCCCCAGCACCCTCGGCCAGTCCCTGAGCGGCGGCGTCACCACCGTCGGCATGCTGGTGGGTGTGCTGATGGTGCTGCTGTCCTTCGCCCTCACCGGCATCTACGTGCACCGTGCCAACAACGTGCTTGACCCGCTCAACGACAAGCTCAAGCAGGAGTGCGCGCAATGA
- the paaE gene encoding 1,2-phenylacetyl-CoA epoxidase subunit PaaE yields MSQFHSLTIKQVRNETRDAVSIAFDVPAHLQAAFRFTQGQYLVMRTELDNEEVRRSYSICSAVQDGELRVAVKRVPGGRFSAFANEVLKAGQQLEVMPPSGSFFVPLDPARQGNYLGVAAGSGITPILSIVATTLASEPHSRFTLLYGNRSSSGALFRDKLEDLKNRYLDRLNLIFVFSREQQDVDLYNGRIDADKCGQLFSRWMDVPSLDAAFICGPQAMTETVRDSLQANGLAKERIHFELFAAAGNETRREAREAARQVDSALSHITVISDGRALSFDLPRNTQNVLDAGNAIGAELPYSCKAGVCSTCKCRVIEGEVEMDSNHALEDYEVAAGYVLSCQTYPVSDKVVLDFDQL; encoded by the coding sequence ATGAGCCAGTTTCACAGCCTGACCATCAAGCAAGTGCGTAACGAAACCCGTGATGCGGTGTCGATCGCCTTCGACGTACCGGCGCACCTGCAAGCGGCTTTCCGCTTCACCCAGGGCCAGTATCTGGTGATGCGCACCGAGCTGGACAACGAAGAAGTCCGCCGCTCCTACTCCATTTGCAGCGCCGTGCAGGACGGTGAGCTGCGGGTGGCCGTCAAGCGCGTGCCCGGCGGGCGCTTCTCGGCCTTTGCCAACGAAGTGCTCAAGGCCGGCCAGCAGCTGGAAGTGATGCCGCCCTCGGGCAGCTTCTTCGTGCCGCTGGACCCGGCGCGCCAGGGCAACTACCTGGGCGTGGCCGCCGGCAGTGGCATCACACCGATCCTGTCGATCGTCGCCACCACCCTGGCCAGCGAGCCACACAGCCGCTTCACCCTGCTGTACGGCAACCGCTCCAGCTCCGGGGCGCTGTTCCGCGACAAGCTCGAAGACCTGAAGAACCGTTACCTCGACCGCCTCAACCTGATCTTCGTGTTCAGCCGCGAGCAGCAGGATGTCGACCTGTACAACGGCCGCATCGACGCCGACAAGTGCGGCCAGCTGTTCTCGCGCTGGATGGACGTGCCCAGCCTCGATGCCGCGTTCATCTGCGGCCCCCAGGCGATGACCGAGACCGTGCGCGACAGCCTGCAGGCCAACGGCCTGGCCAAGGAACGTATCCACTTCGAGCTGTTTGCCGCCGCTGGCAACGAAACCCGCCGTGAAGCCCGCGAGGCCGCCCGCCAGGTGGACTCGGCGCTCAGCCACATCACCGTGATCAGCGATGGCCGGGCACTGAGCTTCGACCTGCCGCGCAATACCCAGAACGTGCTGGATGCCGGCAACGCCATCGGCGCTGAATTGCCCTACTCGTGCAAGGCCGGCGTGTGCTCGACCTGCAAGTGCCGGGTGATCGAGGGCGAAGTGGAGATGGACAGCAACCATGCCCTGGAGGACTACGAAGTGGCGGCCGGCTATGTGCTGTCGTGCCAGACCTACCCGGTGAGCGACAAGGTGGTGCTCGACTTCGACCAGCTCTGA
- the paaD gene encoding 1,2-phenylacetyl-CoA epoxidase subunit PaaD → MQPGELIAGDRGARAPRGDDLARAWEVLGQVMDPEVPVVSVVDLGIVRDLDWRAGHLHLVVTPTYSGCPATEVIEGDIRQALEQAGFAAPDLERRLTPAWSTDWISELGRERLRAYGIAPPHGSPSKRSLLGAAPEVCCPQCASHHTELLSQFGSTACKALYRCRECLEPFDYFKCI, encoded by the coding sequence ATGCAACCTGGTGAGCTGATTGCCGGCGACCGTGGCGCCCGTGCGCCGCGCGGCGACGACCTGGCGCGGGCCTGGGAGGTACTGGGCCAGGTGATGGACCCGGAAGTGCCCGTGGTCAGCGTGGTCGACCTGGGGATCGTACGCGACCTGGACTGGCGTGCCGGCCACTTGCACCTTGTAGTCACGCCGACCTACTCCGGCTGCCCGGCCACCGAAGTGATCGAGGGCGATATTCGCCAGGCGCTGGAACAGGCCGGGTTCGCCGCGCCAGACCTGGAGCGCAGACTGACCCCGGCCTGGAGCACCGACTGGATCAGCGAACTGGGTCGCGAACGCCTGCGTGCCTATGGCATCGCCCCGCCGCACGGCAGCCCCAGCAAGCGCAGCCTGCTCGGCGCGGCCCCCGAGGTGTGCTGCCCGCAATGCGCCAGCCACCACACCGAATTGCTCAGCCAGTTCGGCTCCACGGCCTGCAAGGCGCTGTACCGCTGCCGCGAGTGCCTGGAGCCGTTCGACTATTTCAAATGCATTTGA
- the paaC gene encoding 1,2-phenylacetyl-CoA epoxidase subunit PaaC, whose amino-acid sequence MHKHDLIPYLLLLGDSALIQGQRLCEWCGHAPALEEELALMNVGLDLVGQARNWLEYAAELLDDGRDADALAFRRDERAFRNLLLVEQPNGDFAVTMAKQFLYDAWHHAVLQGLVESNDERIAGIAAKALKEVTYHLRRSAEWVQRLGGGTDESRRRMLEAIPAVWRFTVELSAGSDNEVQLAQAGIAADPAAVGAAWLKQVSTTFESVELPLPKAASHFYLSGRQGLHTEHLGLLLAEMQFLPRAYPDATW is encoded by the coding sequence ATGCACAAGCACGATCTGATCCCGTATTTGCTGCTGCTTGGCGACAGTGCCCTGATCCAGGGCCAGCGCCTGTGCGAATGGTGCGGCCATGCGCCGGCACTGGAAGAAGAACTGGCGCTGATGAACGTCGGCCTCGACCTGGTGGGCCAGGCGCGCAATTGGCTGGAGTACGCCGCCGAGCTGCTGGATGACGGCCGCGACGCCGATGCCCTGGCGTTCCGCCGCGACGAGCGCGCATTCCGCAACCTGCTGCTGGTCGAGCAACCCAATGGCGACTTCGCCGTGACCATGGCCAAGCAGTTCCTCTACGACGCCTGGCACCATGCCGTGCTGCAGGGCCTGGTCGAGTCAAACGACGAACGTATCGCCGGCATTGCCGCCAAGGCCTTGAAAGAAGTCACCTATCACCTGCGCCGCTCCGCCGAATGGGTGCAGCGCCTGGGTGGCGGCACCGATGAAAGCCGCCGGCGCATGCTGGAAGCGATCCCCGCCGTGTGGCGCTTCACCGTCGAGCTCAGCGCCGGCAGCGACAACGAGGTGCAACTGGCACAGGCCGGCATTGCCGCCGACCCCGCAGCGGTCGGTGCGGCCTGGCTGAAACAGGTGAGCACGACCTTCGAATCGGTCGAGCTGCCACTGCCCAAGGCCGCCAGCCACTTCTACCTGAGCGGCCGCCAGGGCCTGCACACCGAGCACCTGGGCCTGCTGTTGGCCGAGATGCAGTTCCTGCCAAGGGCCTACCCCGATGCAACCTGGTGA
- the paaB gene encoding 1,2-phenylacetyl-CoA epoxidase subunit PaaB, with protein sequence MSVWTLYEVFVRSKHGLNHKHVGSVHAADAAMAIENARELYTRRSEGVSLWVVPSALITASSPDEKDPLFAPSDDKVYRHASFYELPDEVGHM encoded by the coding sequence ATGTCTGTCTGGACCCTCTACGAAGTGTTCGTGCGCAGCAAGCACGGCCTTAACCACAAGCATGTCGGCAGCGTGCATGCCGCCGACGCCGCCATGGCCATCGAGAACGCCCGCGAGCTGTACACCCGCCGTAGCGAAGGCGTGAGTCTGTGGGTGGTGCCGTCGGCACTGATCACCGCCTCCTCGCCCGACGAGAAAGACCCGCTGTTCGCCCCTTCGGACGACAAGGTCTACCGCCACGCCAGCTTCTACGAACTGCCCGACGAAGTCGGGCACATGTGA
- the paaA gene encoding 1,2-phenylacetyl-CoA epoxidase subunit PaaA, with the protein MYAQLVETGVKRVKSLEEMSPEERNFQEKIDAEIKIEAKNWMPEAYRQTLIRQISQHAHSEIVGMLPEGNWVTRAPSLKRKLQLMAKIQDEAGHGLYLYSAMETLGADRDEEVAKLHSGKAKYSSIFNYPTLSWADMGAVGWLVDGAAIVNQVVLQRTSYGPYSRAMIRICKEESFHQRQGYELLLTMMREGTQAQKDMVQDAINRLWWPALMMFGPSDEHSPNSAQSMAWKIKRQTNDELRQRFIDQTVPQLELLGCTAPDPALKWNAERGHYDFGEIQWDEFYEVIKGNGPCNQERVATRRKAIEDGAWVREAAVAYARKQQNKNAA; encoded by the coding sequence ATGTACGCACAGCTAGTGGAAACCGGAGTCAAGCGCGTCAAGTCGCTGGAAGAGATGTCGCCCGAAGAGCGCAACTTCCAGGAAAAGATCGACGCCGAAATCAAGATCGAAGCCAAGAACTGGATGCCCGAGGCCTACCGCCAGACCCTGATCCGGCAGATCTCCCAGCACGCCCATTCGGAAATCGTCGGCATGCTGCCTGAAGGCAACTGGGTCACCCGTGCCCCCAGCCTCAAGCGCAAGCTGCAGTTGATGGCCAAGATCCAGGACGAAGCCGGCCACGGCCTGTACCTGTACAGCGCCATGGAAACCCTCGGCGCCGACCGCGACGAGGAAGTCGCCAAGCTGCACAGCGGCAAGGCCAAGTATTCGAGCATCTTCAACTACCCGACCCTGAGCTGGGCCGACATGGGCGCCGTGGGCTGGCTGGTCGATGGCGCCGCCATCGTCAATCAGGTGGTGCTGCAGCGCACCTCCTACGGCCCCTACTCCCGCGCCATGATCCGCATCTGCAAGGAAGAGAGCTTCCACCAGCGCCAGGGCTACGAACTGCTGCTGACCATGATGCGCGAGGGTACCCAGGCGCAGAAGGACATGGTTCAGGACGCCATCAACCGCCTCTGGTGGCCGGCGCTGATGATGTTCGGCCCGAGCGACGAGCACTCCCCCAACAGCGCCCAGTCGATGGCCTGGAAGATCAAGCGCCAGACCAACGATGAGCTGCGCCAGCGCTTCATCGACCAGACCGTGCCCCAGCTCGAACTGCTCGGCTGCACCGCCCCGGACCCTGCCCTGAAGTGGAACGCCGAGCGCGGCCACTACGACTTCGGCGAAATCCAGTGGGACGAGTTCTACGAAGTCATCAAGGGCAACGGCCCGTGCAACCAGGAACGCGTCGCCACCCGGCGCAAGGCCATCGAGGATGGCGCCTGGGTACGCGAAGCGGCCGTGGCCTATGCACGCAAGCAACAGAACAAGAACGCCGCCTGA
- the paaK gene encoding phenylacetate--CoA ligase PaaK: MNMYHDADRALLDPMETASIDALRQHQLERLRWSLKHAYDNVPLYRKRFDESGAHPDDLKSLDDLAKFPFTGKNDLRDNYPYGMFAVPQEEVVRLHASSGTTGKPTVVGYTQNDIDTWANVVARSIRAAGGRKGDKVHVSYGYGLFTGGLGAHYGAERLGCTVIPMSGGQTEKQVQLIRDFQPDIIMVTPSYMLNLADEIERQGIDPHDLKLRLGIFGAEPWTDELRRSIEQRLGIDALDIYGLSEIMGPGVAMECIETKDGPTIWEDHFYPEIIDPVTGAVLPDGQLGELVFTSLSKEALPMVRYRTRDLTRLLPGTARPMRRIGKITGRSDDMLIIRGVNVFPTQIEEQVLKIKQLSELYEIHLYRNGNLDSVEVHVELRAECQHLDESQRKLVVGELSKQIKTYIGISTQVLLQPCGTLKRSEGKACHVFDKRLAS; encoded by the coding sequence ATGAACATGTACCATGATGCCGATCGTGCCCTGCTGGACCCGATGGAAACCGCCAGTATCGACGCGCTGCGCCAGCACCAGCTGGAGCGGCTGCGCTGGAGCCTGAAGCACGCCTACGACAACGTGCCGCTGTACCGCAAGCGCTTCGACGAGTCCGGCGCCCACCCGGATGACCTGAAATCCCTCGACGACCTGGCGAAGTTCCCCTTCACCGGCAAGAACGACCTGCGCGACAACTACCCCTACGGCATGTTTGCCGTGCCCCAGGAAGAGGTGGTGCGCCTGCATGCCTCGAGCGGCACTACCGGCAAGCCGACCGTGGTCGGTTACACCCAGAATGACATCGACACCTGGGCCAACGTGGTTGCCCGTTCGATCCGCGCCGCAGGCGGGCGCAAGGGCGACAAGGTGCATGTGTCCTATGGCTACGGCCTGTTCACCGGTGGCCTGGGTGCCCACTACGGCGCCGAGCGCCTGGGCTGCACGGTGATCCCCATGTCCGGCGGCCAGACCGAGAAGCAGGTACAGCTGATTCGTGACTTCCAGCCCGACATCATCATGGTCACGCCGTCCTACATGCTCAACCTCGCCGACGAGATCGAGCGCCAGGGCATCGACCCCCATGACCTGAAGCTGCGCCTGGGCATCTTTGGCGCCGAACCGTGGACCGACGAGCTGCGCCGCTCCATCGAGCAGCGCCTGGGCATCGATGCCCTGGACATTTACGGCCTGTCGGAAATCATGGGCCCGGGCGTGGCCATGGAGTGCATCGAGACCAAGGATGGCCCGACCATCTGGGAAGACCACTTCTACCCCGAGATCATCGACCCGGTAACCGGGGCGGTGCTGCCGGACGGGCAGCTGGGCGAACTGGTGTTCACCTCGCTGAGCAAGGAGGCGCTGCCGATGGTGCGCTACCGCACCCGCGACCTCACCCGCCTGCTGCCAGGCACGGCGCGGCCGATGCGGCGCATTGGCAAGATCACCGGGCGCAGTGACGACATGCTGATCATTCGCGGGGTGAACGTGTTCCCGACGCAGATCGAGGAGCAGGTACTTAAAATAAAACAGCTTTCAGAGCTTTATGAGATTCATCTGTATCGCAATGGGAACCTGGACAGTGTTGAGGTGCACGTGGAATTGCGGGCGGAATGCCAACACCTCGATGAGTCGCAGCGCAAGCTGGTGGTCGGGGAGCTGAGCAAGCAGATCAAGACCTATATCGGCATCAGCACCCAGGTGCTCCTGCAGCCATGCGGCACGCTCAAGCGGTCCGAGGGCAAGGCATGCCATGTGTTCGACAAACGGTTGGCCAGCTGA
- the pcaF gene encoding 3-oxoadipyl-CoA thiolase, protein MIEAKPLDALIIDAVRTPIGRYGGALSSVRADDLAAVPIKALIARHPALDWQAIDDVILGCANQAGEDNRNVARMAGLLAGLPISVPGTTINRLCGSGLDAIGNAARALRCGEAGLMLAGGVESMSRAPFVMGKSEQAFGRSAELFDTTIGWRFVNKLMKAEYGIDSMPETAENVAEQFGICRADQDAFALRSQHKAAAAQANGRLAQEIVPVEIAQRKGPAIRVEQDEHPRADTTLEQLAKLGTPFRQGGSVTAGNASGVNDGACALLLASNAAAHRHGLKARGRIVGMAVAGVEPRIMGIGPVPATLKVLELTGLALADMDVIELNEAFAAQGLAVLRELGLADDDPRVNPNGGAIALGHPLGMSGARLVTTALHQLEQTSGRYALCTMCIGVGQGIAMVIERL, encoded by the coding sequence ATGATTGAAGCCAAGCCCCTCGATGCCCTGATCATCGATGCCGTGCGCACCCCCATTGGCCGTTACGGCGGCGCGTTGAGTAGCGTCCGTGCCGACGATCTGGCCGCCGTGCCGATCAAGGCCCTGATCGCACGCCACCCGGCGCTGGACTGGCAGGCCATCGACGACGTGATCCTCGGTTGCGCCAACCAGGCCGGTGAAGACAACCGCAACGTTGCGCGCATGGCCGGCCTGCTGGCCGGGCTGCCGATCAGTGTGCCAGGCACCACCATCAACCGCCTGTGCGGATCGGGCCTGGACGCCATCGGCAATGCCGCCCGCGCCCTGCGCTGTGGCGAGGCCGGGCTGATGCTGGCCGGAGGCGTCGAGTCGATGTCGCGCGCGCCGTTCGTCATGGGCAAGTCGGAGCAAGCGTTCGGCCGCAGTGCCGAGCTGTTCGACACCACCATCGGCTGGCGCTTCGTCAATAAACTGATGAAGGCCGAGTACGGCATCGACTCGATGCCTGAAACCGCAGAGAACGTCGCTGAGCAGTTTGGCATTTGCCGTGCCGACCAGGACGCCTTTGCCTTGCGTAGCCAGCACAAGGCGGCAGCCGCCCAGGCCAATGGCCGTCTGGCACAGGAAATCGTGCCGGTCGAGATCGCCCAGCGCAAAGGCCCGGCCATCCGTGTCGAGCAGGACGAGCACCCGCGTGCCGATACCACCTTGGAACAACTGGCCAAGCTAGGCACGCCTTTCCGCCAGGGCGGCAGCGTCACGGCTGGCAACGCGTCCGGCGTCAACGACGGCGCCTGCGCCCTGCTGCTGGCCAGCAACGCTGCTGCTCACCGCCACGGCCTCAAGGCCCGCGGGCGTATCGTCGGCATGGCGGTTGCCGGCGTCGAGCCACGTATCATGGGCATCGGCCCAGTACCGGCAACCCTCAAGGTACTGGAGCTGACCGGCCTGGCGCTGGCCGACATGGACGTCATCGAGCTCAACGAAGCCTTCGCCGCCCAAGGCCTGGCCGTGCTGCGCGAACTGGGCCTGGCCGACGACGACCCGCGAGTCAACCCCAATGGCGGCGCCATCGCCCTGGGCCACCCGCTGGGCATGAGTGGTGCGCGGCTGGTCACCACCGCCCTGCACCAGCTTGAACAAACCAGCGGCCGCTATGCCCTGTGCACCATGTGCATCGGCGTTGGCCAAGGCATTGCCATGGTCATCGAGCGTCTCTGA
- the paaI gene encoding hydroxyphenylacetyl-CoA thioesterase PaaI, with amino-acid sequence MTDLQRNPTELAQACADALYSRDQATQGLGIALLDVGPGRARLSMTVRADMLQGHGTCHGGFLFALADSAFAFACNSQDKATVAQGCSIDYIAAALPGDLLVASAIELSRKGRTGVYDVRIENQRGELIALFRGKSYQVRGTVLAQETPDD; translated from the coding sequence ATGACTGACCTGCAGCGCAATCCCACTGAGCTGGCCCAAGCCTGTGCCGACGCCCTGTATTCCCGCGACCAGGCCACACAAGGTCTGGGCATCGCCTTGCTCGACGTAGGTCCCGGCCGGGCGCGCCTGAGCATGACAGTGCGCGCCGACATGCTGCAGGGCCATGGTACCTGCCACGGCGGCTTTCTGTTCGCCCTGGCCGACTCGGCCTTCGCCTTTGCCTGCAACAGCCAGGACAAGGCCACGGTCGCCCAGGGCTGCAGCATCGACTACATCGCCGCAGCGCTGCCGGGCGACCTGCTCGTCGCTTCAGCCATCGAGCTCAGCCGTAAAGGCCGTACCGGCGTGTATGACGTGCGCATCGAAAACCAGCGCGGCGAGCTGATCGCCCTGTTCCGCGGCAAATCCTACCAAGTGCGCGGCACCGTGCTCGCGCAGGAGACCCCAGATGATTGA
- the paaH gene encoding 3-hydroxyacyl-CoA dehydrogenase PaaH, giving the protein MSALSSNALVAVIGAGAMGAGIAQVAAQAGHPVKLYDNRPGAAAQAVAGIDRQLGRLVEKGKLQPQAREAISARLQPVEAIETLADARLVIEAIVENLQVKQQLLQQLESLCAEDCILASNTSSLSITGLAAGLQRPQQVVGMHFFNPAPLMALVEIVSGLATAPAIANTLYETAKVWGKKPVHTRSTPGFIVNRVARPFYAESLRLLQEGAADCATLDALLRDAGGFRMGAFELTDLIGHDVNYAVTCSVFEAFYGDFRFQPSLVQKELVDAGRLGRKSGQGFYSYTDGAERPPAAELHSQASTECCVVEGQLGALHPLVARLRDSGLAITERAGNGLLRVGDATLALSDGRLASQRAREDGLRNLVLVDLALDYQAATRIAISWSADTSAEARDQAVALLQRAGLKVTGIADLPGLVVLRTVAMLANEAADAVLQGVGSAADIDLAMCAGVNYPRGPLAWAEQLGVGHTLRVLENLQASYGESRYRPSLLLRRSAEQGANLHD; this is encoded by the coding sequence ATGAGCGCACTAAGCAGCAACGCCTTGGTGGCGGTCATCGGCGCAGGCGCCATGGGGGCAGGTATCGCCCAGGTGGCCGCCCAGGCCGGTCACCCGGTAAAACTCTATGACAACCGCCCGGGTGCTGCGGCTCAGGCGGTCGCCGGCATCGATCGCCAGCTCGGGCGCCTGGTGGAAAAAGGCAAGCTTCAGCCGCAAGCACGCGAAGCCATCAGCGCACGCCTGCAGCCGGTCGAGGCGATCGAAACCCTGGCCGACGCCCGCCTGGTGATCGAGGCCATCGTCGAGAACCTGCAGGTCAAGCAGCAGTTGCTGCAGCAGCTGGAAAGCCTGTGCGCCGAGGACTGCATCCTCGCCAGCAACACCTCGTCGCTGTCGATCACCGGCCTTGCAGCCGGGTTGCAGCGCCCGCAACAGGTGGTCGGCATGCACTTCTTCAACCCGGCGCCGTTGATGGCGTTGGTGGAGATCGTGTCCGGCCTGGCGACCGCGCCTGCTATAGCCAACACGCTGTATGAAACCGCCAAAGTATGGGGCAAGAAGCCCGTGCACACGCGCTCTACCCCTGGCTTCATCGTCAACCGCGTGGCCCGGCCGTTCTATGCCGAAAGTCTGCGGCTGCTGCAGGAAGGCGCCGCCGATTGCGCGACGCTGGATGCCCTGCTGCGTGATGCCGGCGGTTTTCGCATGGGCGCGTTCGAGCTGACCGACCTGATCGGCCACGACGTCAACTACGCCGTTACCTGCTCGGTATTCGAGGCCTTTTATGGTGACTTCCGCTTCCAGCCCTCGCTGGTGCAGAAAGAGTTGGTGGATGCCGGGCGCCTGGGCCGCAAGAGTGGCCAAGGTTTCTATAGCTACACCGACGGCGCCGAACGCCCGCCGGCCGCCGAATTGCACAGCCAGGCAAGCACCGAGTGCTGCGTGGTCGAAGGCCAGCTGGGTGCCCTCCATCCTCTGGTCGCGCGCCTGCGTGACAGCGGCTTGGCCATCACCGAGCGGGCGGGCAACGGCCTGCTGCGCGTCGGTGACGCCACCTTGGCCCTGTCCGACGGCCGCCTGGCCAGCCAGCGCGCCCGTGAAGACGGCCTGCGCAACCTGGTGCTGGTCGATCTCGCGCTAGATTACCAGGCAGCCACACGCATTGCCATCAGCTGGTCGGCCGACACCTCGGCCGAGGCGCGCGACCAGGCGGTGGCCCTGCTGCAGCGCGCCGGCCTGAAGGTGACCGGCATCGCCGACCTGCCCGGCCTGGTGGTGCTGCGCACCGTGGCCATGCTCGCCAACGAAGCAGCCGATGCCGTGCTGCAGGGCGTTGGCAGCGCCGCCGACATCGACCTGGCCATGTGTGCCGGGGTCAATTACCCCCGTGGCCCGTTGGCCTGGGCCGAGCAGCTTGGCGTCGGTCACACCCTGCGCGTGCTGGAAAACCTGCAAGCCAGTTACGGCGAAAGCCGCTACCGGCCTTCCCTGCTGCTGCGTCGCAGCGCCGAACAAGGAGCGAACCTGCATGACTGA
- the paaG gene encoding 2-(1,2-epoxy-1,2-dihydrophenyl)acetyl-CoA isomerase PaaG, producing MTFEHIVFSIEDGVAFLALNRPEQLNSFNTQMHLEVREALKQVRQSSEARVLLLTGEGRGFCAGQDLSDRNVAPGAAMPDLGESIDKFYNPLVRTLRDLPLPVICAVNGVAAGAGANIPLACDLVLAARSASFIQAFCKIGLVPDSGGTWLLPRLVGMARAKALAMLGERLSAEQAERWGLIHRVVDDAELRDEALALARHLASQPTYGLALIKRSLNASFDNGFDQQLELERDLQRLAGRSEDYREGVSAFMNKRTPAFKGR from the coding sequence ATGACTTTCGAGCACATTGTGTTTTCCATCGAGGACGGCGTGGCCTTCCTTGCGCTGAACCGCCCCGAGCAGCTGAACAGCTTCAACACGCAGATGCACCTGGAAGTGCGCGAAGCCCTCAAGCAGGTGCGCCAGAGCAGCGAGGCCCGGGTCCTGCTGCTGACCGGTGAAGGCCGCGGCTTCTGCGCCGGCCAGGACCTGTCCGACCGCAACGTCGCGCCAGGCGCGGCCATGCCCGACCTGGGCGAGTCCATCGACAAGTTCTACAACCCACTGGTGCGTACCCTGCGCGATTTGCCGCTGCCGGTCATCTGCGCCGTCAATGGCGTGGCTGCCGGTGCCGGTGCCAATATCCCGCTGGCCTGCGACCTGGTGCTGGCCGCCCGTTCGGCCAGCTTCATCCAGGCTTTCTGCAAGATCGGCCTGGTGCCGGATTCCGGCGGTACCTGGCTGCTGCCGCGGCTGGTCGGCATGGCGCGGGCCAAGGCACTGGCCATGCTCGGCGAGCGCCTGAGCGCGGAGCAGGCCGAGCGCTGGGGCTTGATCCACCGCGTGGTGGACGATGCCGAGCTGCGCGACGAGGCCCTTGCCCTCGCCCGCCACCTGGCCAGCCAGCCGACTTACGGCCTGGCCTTGATCAAACGCAGCCTCAACGCCAGCTTCGACAACGGTTTCGACCAGCAACTGGAGCTTGAGCGCGACCTGCAAAGGCTGGCCGGGCGCAGCGAGGATTACCGCGAAGGCGTGAGCGCCTTCATGAACAAGCGCACACCTGCATTCAAGGGCCGCTGA
- the paaF gene encoding 2,3-dehydroadipyl-CoA hydratase PaaF, giving the protein MPRFIDVQAPEQGVRLLTLQRPEALNALCTELLAELASALANADADPATHAVVLTGSRKAFAAGADIREMAERDLVGILNDPRVAHWQRIAAFPKPLIAAVNGYALGGGCELVMCADIVIAGEDARFGQPEINLGIMPGAGGTQRLLRAVGKPLAMQMVLTGEAITARHALQAGLISEITQPELAVERALQVARSIAAKAPLAVRLAKEALLKAGDSDLASGLRFERHAFTVLAGTVDRDEGIRAFQEKRPAQFKGC; this is encoded by the coding sequence ATGCCTCGTTTCATCGATGTGCAGGCCCCTGAACAGGGCGTTCGCCTGCTCACCCTGCAGCGCCCGGAAGCGCTCAATGCCCTGTGCACCGAGTTGCTGGCGGAGCTGGCCAGCGCCCTTGCCAACGCAGATGCCGACCCCGCTACCCACGCCGTGGTACTCACCGGCAGCCGCAAGGCCTTTGCCGCCGGTGCCGACATCCGCGAGATGGCCGAGCGCGATCTGGTCGGCATTCTCAATGATCCCCGTGTCGCCCACTGGCAACGTATCGCGGCGTTTCCTAAACCCTTGATCGCCGCAGTGAACGGCTACGCCCTGGGCGGGGGCTGCGAGCTGGTGATGTGCGCCGACATCGTCATTGCCGGCGAAGACGCCCGTTTCGGCCAGCCCGAGATCAACCTCGGCATCATGCCCGGCGCGGGTGGCACCCAGCGCCTGCTGCGCGCGGTGGGCAAGCCGCTGGCCATGCAGATGGTCCTGACCGGTGAGGCCATCACCGCCCGCCATGCCTTGCAGGCCGGCCTGATCAGCGAAATCACCCAACCTGAACTGGCCGTCGAGCGTGCGCTGCAGGTCGCCCGCAGCATCGCTGCCAAGGCACCGCTGGCCGTGCGCCTGGCCAAGGAAGCACTGCTCAAGGCTGGCGACAGCGACCTGGCCAGCGGCCTGCGCTTCGAGCGCCATGCCTTCACCGTGCTGGCTGGCACCGTCGACCGTGACGAAGGCATCCGCGCCTTCCAGGAAAAACGCCCGGCGCAGTTCAAAGGCTGCTGA